A part of Ictalurus furcatus strain D&B chromosome 8, Billie_1.0, whole genome shotgun sequence genomic DNA contains:
- the magt1 gene encoding magnesium transporter protein 1, with amino-acid sequence MVPKLLLALVFVLCFHGTPSNGQKKKETLLSEKVGQMMDWTAKRAVIRMNGDKFRRFVRAPPRNYSVVIMFTALQPQRQCGVCRQADEEYQILANSWRYSSAFTNKIFFAMVDFDEGADVFQMLNMNSAPTFINFPAKGKPKRADTYELQVRGFAAEQLARWVADRTEVHIRVIRPPNYAGPLMLGLLLALIGSLAYVRRNNLEFLYNKNVWAFSALCFVLIMTSGQMWNHIRGPPYAHKNPSTGQVSYIHGSSQAQFVAETHIVLLFNAAITFGMVLLHEAATSDLDIGKRKIMCVAGIGLVILFFSWLLSIFKAKYHGYPYSFLMS; translated from the exons ATGGTGCCTAAACTTTTGCTCGcgctggtttttgttttgtgttttcacgGAACTCCGTCAAATGgacagaagaagaaggag ACGCTGCTCTCGGAAAAGGTCGGACAGATGATGGACTGGACGGCGAAGAGAGCCGTGATCCGAATGAACGGAGACAAGTTCAGGCGGTTTGTCCGAGCGCCTCCGCGCAACTACTCCGTCGTCATCATGTTCACGGCCCTGCAGCCTCAGAGGCAGTGTGGAGTGTGCAG GCAGGCAGATGAGGAATACCAAATCCTTGCGAATTCCTGGCGCTACTCCAGCGCATTTACCAACAAGATTTTCTTTGCAATGGTGGATTTTGATGAAGGCGCGGACGTGTTTCAAATG CTTAACATGAACTCGGCCCCCACGTTCATCAACTTCCCAGCCAAGGGGAAGCCAAAGCGCGCAGACACGTATGAGCTGCAGGTCCGAGGCTTTGCGGCTGAACAGCTTGCTCGATGGGTTGCTGACAGAACCGAGGTTCAT ATCAGGGTGATCAGACCACCGAACTACGCTGGGCCGCTGATGCTGGGCTTGCTCCTGGCCCTCATTGGGAGCTTGGCGTACGTGCGGCGCAATAATCTCGAGTTTCTCTACAACAAAAACGTCTGGGCTTTTTCAGCACTG TGTTTCGTTTTGATCATGACGTCCGGCCAGATGTGGAACCACATTCGAGGGCCTCCATACGCTCACAAAAATCCCAGCACTGGTCAAGTG AGTTACATCCACGGAAGCAGCCAAGCTCAGTTTGTGGCCGAGACACACATCGTTCTTCTGTTCA ACGCAGCCATCACTTTCGGGATGGTGCTTCTACACGAGGCGGCGACTTCCGATCTGGACATCGGGAAGAGGAAGA TCATGTGTGTCGCCGGAATCGGGCTTGTGATACTCTTCTTCAGCTGGCTGTTGTCCATCTTCAAGGCCAAATACCACGGATATCCTTACAG TTTCCTGATGAGTTGA